The Bombus vancouverensis nearcticus chromosome 12, iyBomVanc1_principal, whole genome shotgun sequence genome contains a region encoding:
- the LOC117155265 gene encoding activating signal cointegrator 1, with amino-acid sequence MENWINENLSKILDFPVPKEMAEFLMKIENERDLDDYLQSFLDYTNGKHRQFISDFKKRQASSKDQAKYKKENDMNNGKKKQNEKKKGKVKGKETKENKQVQETIKVDKVERKKTKFVSIYSQDGNEREILLKGRYKCNCEAKRHALISNCLNCGRIVCAQEGAGPCFFCEELVCSEKELTILSSNTKQADQLYNKLMNQKANKNLEESIKQRDRLLEYDRDGIQYTKVIDDECDYYQSNNTWLTEKQREKLQKLEEEMHERKHMSHLKRKIYATIDFTGREIIEEKQTEDFEEFNEEHLQDISESFSEIENSNSCPNIEFTPPKYVESHELELRTSKVNISSNTRNIIQDKEYLEMSDPGLCLSMHQPYASLLVAGIKVHEGRTWYSSHRGRLWIAAASKIPTKEEISTVEQYYRVLKNEKIMFPEVYSTGCLLGCVTVTDVLPQEEYRKSYPDGESDSPYVFICENFVALPIKFPIQGKHKIYKLDQKIHHAALKMLDKCTKNIR; translated from the exons ATGGAGAACTGGATAAAcgaaaatttatcaaaaattttagATTTTCCAGTACCAAAGGAGATGGCCga ATTCCtaatgaaaatagaaaacgaaaggGATTTGGATGATTACTTGCAATCTTTTTTAGATTATACTAATGGAAAGCACAGACAATTTATTTCAGACTTCAAAAAACGACAAG CTTCAAGCAAAGATCAAGCCaaatataagaaagaaaatgatatgaataatggaaagaaaaagcaaaatgaaaaaaagaaaggaaaagtgaAAGGAAAAGAGACCAAAGAAAATAAACAG GTGCAAGAAACTATAAAAGTAGATAAagtggaaagaaagaaaactaaATTTGTCAGTATATATTCTCAAGATGGCAATGAGagagaaattttattaaaag gtAGATACAAGTGTAATTGCGAAGCAAAGAGACATGCATTGATTAGTAACTGCCTCAATTGTGGTAGAATAGTCTGTGCTCAAGAAGGAGCTGGTCCTTGCTTTTTCTGCGAAGAACTTGTATGTTCTGAGAAAGAGCTAACTATTCTTTCTAGTAATACTAAACAAGCTGATCAGTTATACAATAAATTGATGAACCAAAAAGCTAACAAAAATCTGGAAGAATCAATAAAACAAAGAGATAGACTTCTCGAATATGATCGTGATGG AATACAATACACGAAAGTAATTGATGATGAATGTGACTATTATCAATCAAACAATACATGGTTAACAGAAAAGCAACGAGAAAAGTTACAGAAGTTGGAAGAAGAAATGCATGAAAGGAAGCATATGTCTCATTTAAAGAGAAAAATCTATGCAACTATTGATTTCACAGGAAGAGAGATAATTGAAGAGAAACAAACTGAGGATTTTGAAGAATTCAATGAAGAACATTTGCAAGATATATCTGAATCATTCAGTGAAATAGAAAATAGTAATAGTTGCCCAAATATAGAATTTACTCCCCCCAAg TATGTGGAATCACATGAATTGGAATTGCGAACATCAAAAGTGAACATTTCTTCTAACACACGAAATATTATTCAAGACAAAGAGTATTTAGAAATGTCTGATCCTGGCTTATGTTTGAGCATGCACCAACCTTATGCATCTTTATTAGTGGCTGGAATAAAAGT TCATGAAGGTCGTACATGGTACTCATCACATAGAGGAAGATTATGGATTGCTGCAGCATCTAAAATACCAACTAAGGAGGAAATTTCAACTGTAGAACAATATTACCGTGTTTTAAAAAATG AAAAAATAATGTTTCCTGAAGTTTATTCAACTGGTTGTCTATTAGGATGTGTAACAGTTACTGATGTTTTACCACAAGAGGAATATAGGAAATCTTACCCAGATGGAGAAAGTGATAGTCCTTATGTTTTTATATGCGAAAATTTTGTTGCATTGCCAATTAAATTTCCGATACAAGGAAAGCATAAAATTT ataAATTAGACCAGAAAATTCATCATGCTGCTTTAAAGATGCTAGATAAATGTACAAAAAATATACGTTAA
- the tamo gene encoding PUB and ZnF_RBZ domain-containing protein tamozhennic, with amino-acid sequence MANDLIIRGKDRLQEISMKLEQSHLVYLQTDDSPLKLQQRHKLEGFIKENLCLVPNENKYVFQETADILHRSAATLQDFSGYRAATAWSAISLYAANLLAQPWRREYRTLKTYSGYYKHEVEANLIGAELMFEQMGYKHTGLGVLTLEGPIDPDKVSCVSRDAIVAFVECQILKQIWENVSQNYSISWLEVLEFRENHVGTPEQAIRALNYRFLEKMHQTRTKAENYRDYHYPQTTCVDAVSPSIPYHIMPPSYNTSMPACHSEYRYIEDTNSIPGTYKYFQPVDHSFGNRCSAYGCLPHGNKYMSGVNPYYTTMPGYTRVPTGRLIEVDMPVSVANYDKLHNRKISHRISDLEEVDFYRRQSSDGNHYDYGKIDRKSAKSVGERNNYDSWDFVYRNLESLGYSKDLGNREDILHKRECESRLSKQKSFKQNDNDEKHSIHRSEKRRSGRTDVNDIESSMTNGRHHHHDTLPFKKKSSSFDLMDSNRYHDASSESQSSPHSNEKRHGSQTLPIQRSHRSADQIVKIADTLKNLELSHSEKGNETEDKAVNWNCATCTYLNCSSKEICEMCGKSRHKGNEDKPLASGGKECPRCTLVNEKNVSVCDACGISLKDSPTYI; translated from the exons ATGGCAAATGACTTAATAATAAGAGGCAAGGATAGATTGCAAGAAATTAGCATGAAATTAGAGCAAAGCCATTTGGTTTATCTACAAACAGACGATAGTCctttaaaattacaacagcgTCATAAACTTGaag GTTTTATTAAAGAGAATCTTTGCCTTGTtccaaatgaaaataaatatgtatttcaagAAACCGCAGATATATTACACAGATCAGCAGCCACATTGCAAGATTTTAGTGGATATAGAGCTGCAACTGCCTGGAGTGCTATTTCTTTATATGCTGCCAATCTTTTGGCTCAGCCTTGGAGAAGAGAATATAGAACATTAAAg ACTTATAGTGGATATTATAAGCATGAAGTAGAAGCAAATTTAATAGGAGCAGAATTAATGTTTGAACAAATGGGATACAAACATACAGGGTTAGGAGTGCTTACTTTGGAGGGTCCTATTGACCCTGATAAAGTATCTTGTGTAAGCAGAGATGCAATAGTTGCTTTTGTTGAATGTCAG ATCTTGAAGCAAATATGGGAGAATGTTTCACAGAATTATAGTATCTCGTGGTTAGAAGTATTAGAATTTCGGGAAAATCACGTTGGTACACCAGAACAAGCAATCAGAGCATTGAACTATCGTTTTCTTGAGAAAATGCATCAAACTCGAACAAAAGCGGAGAATTATAGAGATTATCATTATCCGCAAACTACATGTGTGGATGCGGTATCACCATCAATTCCTTATCACATTATGCCTCCCAGTTACAATACATCAATGCCTGCTTGTCATTCAGAATACAGGTATATCGAAGATACAAATTCAATACCTGGAACTTACAAATATTTTCAACCAGTAGATCACAGTTTTGGAAATCGATGTAGTGCCTATGGATGTTTACCACATGGTAATAAATATATGAGTGGAGTCAATCCGTATTATACTACAATGCCAGGATATACAAGAGTACCAACGGGTAGACTAATTGAGGTTGATATGCCGGTTTCAGTTGCAAATTATGATAAATTACATAATCGAAAGATATCTCATAGAATATCAGATTTGGAGGAAGTAGATTTTTATAGAAGACAATCTAGTGATGGAAACCATTACGATTACGGAAAAATCGATAGAAAATCTGCAAAATCGGTCGGTGAAAGGAACAATTATGACTCTTGGGACTTTGTGTATAGGAATTTAGAAAGTTTAGGCTATTCTAAAGATCTTGGTAATCGAGAAGATATTTTACACAAACGGGAATGCGAGTCCCGATTGAGTAAACAAAAATCTTTTAAACAAAATGATAACGATGAGAAACATAGTATACATCGCTCTGAAAAAAGGAGGAGTGGAAGAACCGATGTGAATGACATCGAATCGTCTATGACAAATGGCCGACATCATCATCACGATACATTACCCTTCAAAAAGAAGTCTTCTTCCTTCGATTTAATGGACTCGAATAGATATCACGATGCATCTTCAGAAAGTCAATCATCTCCTCATAGTAATGAAAAAAGACATGGTAGTCAGACGCTTCCAATTCAACGTTCACATCGATCGGCGGATCAAATTGTAAAAATCGCGGATACGTTGAAGAACTTAGAGCTTTCTCACTCGGAAAAAGGAAATGAAACAGAAGATAAAGCTGTGAATTGGAATTGTGCTACTTGCACCTATCTTAATTGTTCATCAAAGGAAATTTGTGAGATGTGTGGAAAGTCTAGGCACAAAGGAAACGAGGATAAACCATTAGCAAGTGGTGGAAAAGAATGCCCACGATGTACATTAGTAAACGAGAAAAATGTCTCGGTCTGTGATGCTTGTGGTATCAGTTTAAAAGATTCACCTACTTATATTTAG
- the Pldn gene encoding biogenesis of lysosomal organelles complex 1 subunit pallidin — MMTDMEEAEARELQLQIEKRDSKEVEFDFKVAVKKLAEGFLNQYQEQWEQTEKKLDEVKNKQETLLDQMQTENKKLQDVFDDVKLNETFQMIKVSQGKLISMKKEMVSIHERTFRLKKRASRLQQIIQKEALNREQQREQELRREQELIGKPAIS; from the exons atgATGACAGATATGGAAGAGGCAGAAGCAAGAGAACTTCAATTACAAATTGAGAAACGCGATAG TAAAGAAGTTGAATTCGACTTCAAAGTAGCTGTGAAGAAATTAGCAGAAGGATTTTTAAATCAATATCAAGAACAGTGGGAACAAACTGAGAAAAAACTTGATGAAGTAAA AAATAAGCAAGAGACTTTGCTCGATCAGATGCAAACTGAGAACAAAAAACTTCAAGATGTTTTTGATGATGTTAAGCTAAATGAAACG TTTCAGATGATTAAAGTTAGTCAAGGTAAATTAatatcaatgaaaaaagaaatggtTTCCATTCATGAGAGGACATTCAGATTAAAA AAACGAGCGTCAAGGTTGCAGCAGATAATACAGAAGGAGGCCTTAAATAGAGAGCAACAACGAGAGCAAGAACTTCGTCGGGAACAAGAATTAATTGGTAAACCAGCGATAAGTTAA
- the O-fut2 gene encoding O-fucosyltransferase 2 isoform X2, whose product MLLFLRVLCFILLLINFTQNIVTNEFCDIPDEHGETNNKCSVQSRYSQNRYILYDVNPPEGFNLRRDVFIRVAVFIKNLIKQEKDYKWQLVLPPWGDLYHWRSKHIGYQTQLPWSLFFDISSLQKYIPVIEICQFLQEYPSENNETHLDVVYILQNDEEMFRTGKFEDKNEIIECDDKSLQFHKVESEKYIGYFWGYHNITSKVVKCIKFHGMTSDLKQNLKPNVYRSIMFDHMEIALHDFYGTKEYWKARRSMRYNSELYNIANEYRKTFLNSTNEHDKTERPDDWTKEKGIRNAVGGPYLSVHLRRRDFLIGRPSTVPTIQSAASQLKNKLDELQLKSLFVATDATQEEFSELKQYLSNYTVLRFISSDYVLSKFKDGGVAIIDQIISSHARYFIGTYESTYTFRIQEDREIIGFPTRTTFNYLCKGTEKCDSNGQWEIV is encoded by the exons atgttGTTATTTTTAAGAGTATTGTGTTTTATATTACTTTTGATTAATTTTACACAAAATATCGTTACAAATGAATTTTGTGATATACCAGATGAACATGGAGAAACTAACAATAAATGCAGCGTTCAATCACGTTACTCGCAAAATCG TTATATACTCTACGATGTTAATCCTCCGGAAGGATTTAACTTAAGAAGGGACGTTTTTATTCGTGTTGcagtttttataaaaaatttaatcaagCAAGAAAAAGATTATAAATGGCAATTAGTTTTGCCACCATGGG GTGATTTGTATCATTGGCGTAGTAAACACATAGGATATCAAACACAATTGCCTTGGAGTCTGTTTTTTGACATTTCaagtttacaaaaatatataccaGTTATTGAAATATGTCAGTTTTTACAAg AATATCCTTCGGAAAATAATGAAACACATCTTGATgttgtatatattttacaaaacgacgaagaaatgtTCAGGACAGGTAAAtttgaagataaaaatgaaataatagaaTGTGATGATAAATCATTACAATTTCATAAAGTAGAATcagaaaaatatattggataTTTTTGGGGATATCATAATATAACTTCTAAAGTTGTTAAGTGTATTAAATTTCATGGTATGACATCTGATCTTAAACAAAATCTGAAACCTAATGTTTATAg GTCTATAATGTTTGATCACATGGAGATTGCATTACATGACTTTTATGGTACAAAAGAATATTGGAAAGCTAGACGTAGTATGCGATATAATTCTGAACTATATAATATTGCTAATGAATATAGAAAAACTTTCCTTAATTCAACAAATGAGCATGATAAGACTGAACGACCAGATGACTGGACTAAAGAAAAA GGTATAAGGAATGCAGTTGGAGGACCTTATTTATCAGTCCATTTAAGAAGACGCGATTTTTTAATTGGTCGCCCTTCAACAGTGCCAACAATACAGTCTGCTGCTTCtcagttaaaaaataaattagatGAACTCCAATTAAAATCTTTGTTTGTTGCAACAGATGCAACACAAGAAG AATTCAGTGAACTCAAACAGTACCTATCTAATTATACAGTTCTTAGATTTATTTCATCAGATTACgtattaagtaaatttaaagaCGGCGGAGTTGCAATTATTGACCAAATAATTAGTTCCCACGCTAG ATATTTTATAGGAACATATGAATCGACATACACATTTAGAATACAAGAAGATAGGGAAATCATTGGTTTTCCTACGAGAAcaacatttaattatttatgtaaaGGTACTGAGAAATGTGACTCTAATGGACAATGGGAAATTGTTTg A
- the O-fut2 gene encoding O-fucosyltransferase 2 isoform X1, producing the protein MLLFLRVLCFILLLINFTQNIVTNEFCDIPDEHGETNNKCSVQSRYSQNRYILYDVNPPEGFNLRRDVFIRVAVFIKNLIKQEKDYKWQLVLPPWGDLYHWRSKHIGYQTQLPWSLFFDISSLQKYIPVIEICQFLQEYPSENNETHLDVVYILQNDEEMFRTGKFEDKNEIIECDDKSLQFHKVESEKYIGYFWGYHNITSKVVKCIKFHGMTSDLKQNLKPNVYRSIMFDHMEIALHDFYGTKEYWKARRSMRYNSELYNIANEYRKTFLNSTNEHDKTERPDDWTKEKGIRNAVGGPYLSVHLRRRDFLIGRPSTVPTIQSAASQLKNKLDELQLKSLFVATDATQEEFSELKQYLSNYTVLRFISSDYVLSKFKDGGVAIIDQIISSHARYFIGTYESTYTFRIQEDREIIGFPTRTTFNYLCKGTEKCDSNGQWEIVW; encoded by the exons atgttGTTATTTTTAAGAGTATTGTGTTTTATATTACTTTTGATTAATTTTACACAAAATATCGTTACAAATGAATTTTGTGATATACCAGATGAACATGGAGAAACTAACAATAAATGCAGCGTTCAATCACGTTACTCGCAAAATCG TTATATACTCTACGATGTTAATCCTCCGGAAGGATTTAACTTAAGAAGGGACGTTTTTATTCGTGTTGcagtttttataaaaaatttaatcaagCAAGAAAAAGATTATAAATGGCAATTAGTTTTGCCACCATGGG GTGATTTGTATCATTGGCGTAGTAAACACATAGGATATCAAACACAATTGCCTTGGAGTCTGTTTTTTGACATTTCaagtttacaaaaatatataccaGTTATTGAAATATGTCAGTTTTTACAAg AATATCCTTCGGAAAATAATGAAACACATCTTGATgttgtatatattttacaaaacgacgaagaaatgtTCAGGACAGGTAAAtttgaagataaaaatgaaataatagaaTGTGATGATAAATCATTACAATTTCATAAAGTAGAATcagaaaaatatattggataTTTTTGGGGATATCATAATATAACTTCTAAAGTTGTTAAGTGTATTAAATTTCATGGTATGACATCTGATCTTAAACAAAATCTGAAACCTAATGTTTATAg GTCTATAATGTTTGATCACATGGAGATTGCATTACATGACTTTTATGGTACAAAAGAATATTGGAAAGCTAGACGTAGTATGCGATATAATTCTGAACTATATAATATTGCTAATGAATATAGAAAAACTTTCCTTAATTCAACAAATGAGCATGATAAGACTGAACGACCAGATGACTGGACTAAAGAAAAA GGTATAAGGAATGCAGTTGGAGGACCTTATTTATCAGTCCATTTAAGAAGACGCGATTTTTTAATTGGTCGCCCTTCAACAGTGCCAACAATACAGTCTGCTGCTTCtcagttaaaaaataaattagatGAACTCCAATTAAAATCTTTGTTTGTTGCAACAGATGCAACACAAGAAG AATTCAGTGAACTCAAACAGTACCTATCTAATTATACAGTTCTTAGATTTATTTCATCAGATTACgtattaagtaaatttaaagaCGGCGGAGTTGCAATTATTGACCAAATAATTAGTTCCCACGCTAG ATATTTTATAGGAACATATGAATCGACATACACATTTAGAATACAAGAAGATAGGGAAATCATTGGTTTTCCTACGAGAAcaacatttaattatttatgtaaaGGTACTGAGAAATGTGACTCTAATGGACAATGGGAAATTGTTTggtaa